A single window of Solenopsis invicta isolate M01_SB chromosome 3, UNIL_Sinv_3.0, whole genome shotgun sequence DNA harbors:
- the LOC120357271 gene encoding uncharacterized protein LOC120357271: MDYYVPLQQDEMCEKVTLPRYTPHILGRRLALTSTAYKYLDIGISVGPTSFMEILIGDNRGNQIILAHAMWTALFQKRADIERLVQSTSPSSALPIQDLIVQLIKLSNENIVKLTLRDTCMYLKPKTVLFLFELEQCVEHIYYSLYQYTYTVSEKYKHFVTLLHQNYVNNKCDAAKLLREKYDKTLLLECKMLAYALDNIVHDALHDK; encoded by the exons ATGGACTACTATGTGCCGCTTCAACAGGACGAAATGTGTGAAAAAgt aacattgccACGGTATACGCCTCACATTTTGGGGAGGAGATTGGCATTGACGTCCACAGCGTATAAATATCTCGACATTGGAATCAGCGTAGGACCAACATCGTTTATGGAGATACTTATTGGTGACAATCGAGGCAATCAAATAATTCTGGCTCATGCAATGTGGACAGCACTGTTCCAGAAACGTGCGGACATTGAACGACTCGTGCAGTCGACTTCTCCTTCCTCAGCATTACCGATTCAAGATCTTATTGTACAACTCATTAAACTGagtaatgaaaatattgttaaattaacattacgcGATACTTGCATGTATTTGAAACCAAAAACTGTACTTTTTCTGTTTGAGCTCGAACAATGCGTCGAGCATATATATTActctttatatcaatatacatatacagtgagcgaaaaatataaacattttgtaacccTTTTAcaccaaaattatgttaataataaatgcgaTGCGGCAAAACTcttgcgagaaaaatatgataaaactttGCTTTTAGAATGTAAAATGTTAGCTTACGCTTTAGATAATATTGTACATGATGCATtacatgacaaataa